The following proteins are encoded in a genomic region of Thunnus maccoyii chromosome 8, fThuMac1.1, whole genome shotgun sequence:
- the hs3st1 gene encoding heparan sulfate glucosamine 3-O-sulfotransferase 1 yields MAALLLGLLLFAVQSPPIPSRPVADEGPPSPPTSSPADNGTTSHPNGTLQQLPQILIIGVRKGGTRALIEMLSLHSAVAAAQNEVHFFDWESHFQKGLPWYLSQMPYALPDQLTVEKTPAYFTSSKVPKRIHQMNPDIKLLLILRDPTERVLSDYTQVFYNRLQKHKCYQPIESVLVKDGEINLGYKALNRSLYYMHMQNWLQYFPLESIHVVDGDELIRDPLPEMKKVERFLKLEPQINASNFYFNKTKGFYCLRDHGRERCLHDSKGRAHPQVAPAILQKLYQFFHEPNKKFFELVGRTFNWK; encoded by the coding sequence ATGGCAGCCTTGCTCCTCGGGCTGCTGCTTTTTGCAGTGCAGTCTCCTCCCATCCCCTCCAGGCCGGTGGCTGACGAGGGGCCGCCCTCACCTCCCACCTCATCGCCCGCAGACAATGGGACCACCAGCCATCCCAATGGGACCCTCCAACAACTTCCGCAGATTCTAATTATTGGCGTGAGAAAAGGTGGGACCAGGGCACTGATTGAGATGCTCAGTCTGCACAGTGCAGTTGCAGCGGCTCAGAACGAAGTGCACTTCTTTGACTGGGAGAGTCACTTTCAGAAGGGCTTGCCTTGGTATCTCAGCCAGATGCCCTACGCCCTCCCTGACCAGCTCACAGTAGAGAAGACCCCCGCCTACTTCACCTCCAGCAAAGTCCCCAAACGTATCCATCAGATGAACCCTGACATTAAGCTGCTGCTCATCCTCAGAGACCCCACTGAGCGGGTGCTTTCGGACTACACCCAGGTCTTTTACAACCGTCTCCAGAAACACAAGTGCTACCAACCCATCGAGTCTGTGCTGGTGAAGGACGGGGAGATCAATCTGGGATACAAGGCTCTCAATCGCAGCCTGTACTATATGCACATGCAGAACTGGCTGCAGTACTTTCCACTGGAGAGCATCCACGTTGTGGACGGGGATGAACTGATCAGGGACCCCTTACCTGAGATGAAAAAGGTTGAGAGGTTCTTGAAGCTGGAGCCTCAGATAAATGCTtcaaatttttactttaataaaacCAAGGGATTCTACTGTTTGAGAGACCACGGGCGAGAGCGGTGTTTACACGATTCAAAAGGCAGGGCTCACCCTCAAGTGGCCCCCGCCATCCTGCAAAAACTCTACCAGTTCTTTCATGAACCCAACAAGAAGTTCTTTGAGCTGGTGGGTCGAACATTCAACTGGAAGTGA